Below is a window of Flavobacterium cyclinae DNA.
AATAGACACTTTATTTTCACTATTTTTGAACCGAAAGGAATAAACTGGAAAGTTCAACTTTTGCATGTAACAAAAATAGTTATTTTAAACTAACTGCCAACTGACACTGAGCACTGAATACTAAAAAAAAATGGATCAAGTAATTCAAATTACAAACGATATAAAAGCTGGAAACATCAAACCCATTTACTTTTTTATGGGTGATGAACCTTATTATATTGATAAATTGACCGAATATATTGAACAAAATGTGTTACAAGAGCACGAGCGCGATTTCAATCAAACGATTTTATATGGTCGAGATGTTACCATAGAAGATGTGGTTGGTAATGCGAAACGTTTTCCAATGATGGCCGACCGACAAGTGGTTGTAGTAAGAGAAGCACAAGAATTATCAAGAACTATAGATAAATTAGAAGCATACGCTGAAAATCCGCAACCTACAACGGTTTTAGTGTTTGCTTACAAATATAAAACTTTGGATAAGCGTAAAAAACTCATTAAAGTTTTAGATAAAGTTGGGGTCGTTTTTGAAAGTAAAAAGTTATACGAAAACCAAGTAGGCGATTGGATTAAAAGGGTTTTATCAGGTCAAGGGTATAGCATTGAACCCAAAGCGGCTGCCATTTTAATAGAATTTTTAGGAACCGATTTATCAAAAATTAATAATGAATTAGATAAACTAAAAATCATTTTACCGAAAGGACATACGTTTACACCAAAAGACATTGAAGAAAATATTGGATTTAGTAAAGATTTCAACAACTTTGAATTACGAAAAGCCATTGGTGAAAAAGACCAATTGAAAGCATATAAAATCATTGATCACTTCTCACAAAATCCAAAAGATAATCCTATGGTAGTAACTACCGGTATGGTTTTTGGATTCTTTTCGCAATTATTACAATATCACGGATTAAAAGATAAATCTCAGTTTAATGCGGCTAAAGTTTTAAAAGTGAGTCCTTATTTTGTAAAAGATTTTGAAGTGGCTTTCCGAAATTATCCCATGAAAAAAGTAAGTGCAATTGTTGCGGCTTTACGAGATATTGATATAAAAAGCAAAGGAGTTGGAGCATCCTCTATGACACAACACGATTTATTAAAAGAAATGTTGATTAAAATTTTTAATTAATTACGATTAAAAGAACAAATCTATTATTTCTTATATTTGCTACCCCTAAAATTTCAACGTTAATTTAATTACAGACAAAATGGGAATGAATAAAAATACAATTTTAGCTTGGGCCACTTTCATCATGATTTTAATGGGATTATTATTGATTGGCTTAGGTATTTATAGATATGCCGATGTAGCAGGTTGGGGATTTTCAGCAGTAGGTGTTGGTTTCTTTGCTATTGCTTGGGTTTTTAATGCCTTGAAGGGGAGGGTTTAAATTTATTTTATTAAACAATTGTTATATTTTTTTTAAAGCACCAATCTGTTTTTTAAGTTATGAATATAATAATAAACATTACACTATGTATAATTCAAAAATATTTCTTTGATAGCTTTATTTTTTCAGATATTAACGATTACTATTATTAATGCACAAAAATCAAACATTAAGTCTAAATTAAAAAAACCTAACATTTTAATTATTAACTAAATATTCACTTAGGAAAAGTCCAAATTAGTTTGAATACATACATATCTGTCTTAATTGAAATTTTCTAAAATAAATTTATATTTACAAACAATAAAAAATTAATAATAATTATTATTATATCAGACTTAATCACTTGAATTTTAAATATATAAATAGTACCATTATTATGATTAAAAAATATTTTCTTTACATTATTTTGTTATATAACACTAGTTTATATTCACAAGAATTTACATGTGGTTTGACAAATGAAACATCAACAAACTTAATTAATTGTGTTACAACTAATTTTAATTTCAATAATTCTTTAGAACTTGAAAAAATCTGTAATGATATATTAAAAAAGGTTGGCATAAATGAAAAAAATTTTAGAATTATATCATGCAATTCTGTATATAATGCACTTGCTTTCATCTATAAAGATGAAAGATTTATTGTTGCTGACCAAAATTTTTTAAATTTTTTAAACAATAGAAATGAAAAAGTAAATGATTATTGGTTTTACTTATTTATCTTATCTCATGAAATAGGTCATCATTTAAATGGACACACATTAAAAAATGTACCTAGTCTAGAAGATAAACGTAAGCAAGAGCTAGAATGTGATAAATTTGCTGGAATGATTTTGAGAAAATACAACGCTAAAGAAAGTATTGTTATTGATATTCTTAAAAAGATACCTCATCCCGAAACAGACAATTCTACACATCCAACCCTAGACAAAAGAATCTCTGCAGCACTTAAAGGTTATTATTTTGAGAATAATGAAATAGAAAAAACTATTGAATTATATAGAAAAGAGATAGAAAAAACGGCATTGT
It encodes the following:
- a CDS encoding CAL67264 family membrane protein — translated: MGMNKNTILAWATFIMILMGLLLIGLGIYRYADVAGWGFSAVGVGFFAIAWVFNALKGRV
- the holA gene encoding DNA polymerase III subunit delta; its protein translation is MDQVIQITNDIKAGNIKPIYFFMGDEPYYIDKLTEYIEQNVLQEHERDFNQTILYGRDVTIEDVVGNAKRFPMMADRQVVVVREAQELSRTIDKLEAYAENPQPTTVLVFAYKYKTLDKRKKLIKVLDKVGVVFESKKLYENQVGDWIKRVLSGQGYSIEPKAAAILIEFLGTDLSKINNELDKLKIILPKGHTFTPKDIEENIGFSKDFNNFELRKAIGEKDQLKAYKIIDHFSQNPKDNPMVVTTGMVFGFFSQLLQYHGLKDKSQFNAAKVLKVSPYFVKDFEVAFRNYPMKKVSAIVAALRDIDIKSKGVGASSMTQHDLLKEMLIKIFN